TTTGCAGAGGACAGAACTGTGACACTTTGTGGGGGGCGGAGCCAGTGACGGACAATGCTCATAGCCAATGGGCAGTGCTTGCCTGCTGTTTACAGAGGGAAGACAGGCTTCCGTATTGGTGGTATTGAACTTTACGATGTCGCACCTCACCACATTTCagcgtttttgtttttaaaaaaacatgctgaaaatatacaaaaacccAAGAAATCCCTTAAAGACTGATATCTGTGGACTCACCCATGCTCGGCTTGTTATAGACACACCCAATCGCCCTGGATGTTGTCCTACGCTTGTTCGAAAAGACATGACCTGCGATTCTTCCTCCCATATTGCTGAAATACTGCCAATGGCACCTTTAGCTATGCAGGGGCCCAAAAAATGCCCAATAACTAGCCACAGCTTGCAAAAGAGGGACCTTTAAACCCTTATGATCTCCTTACTGTCACTATGCCACTGCTTGGAGTCGTCCATCGAGTCTGGACTCGCACATCACAAATTCTGCCTTCTCATTGGACGGTCAAGTTCTCTCACTCCCTTCTGATTGGTGGCTTCGTCCGTGCAACGGTTCATGAAGGATTTAGTGTTTTCTTTCACATTATTTACATGGGAATAATCTAAAAGCGTTCATTCTCGTCACATTCAACCAAGTCCAAACAGTTATCAAGTTGCCATCCGGAGATTCAGATTGGACCGTTTACAAACTAAATTCTTGGGTTCTTCCTATGAACTTTAAAACCACTGTTGCTATTGAGAATTTAAGGGATGTTGAAGGAAAACGAGGGATGTGTTTTGTCATAAttcatgaataaaagtaaaattatttgattttaagaCGAAAAACGCAGACTTAAAGGGGGAAAACGGTGTGTGGATGGGTTTTATGACCTCTTCGTTTTATAAAGTGTCTGTTTACACCAAATCAGAGGCCAGAGACTGAAGCTGCTCACCGTGACACCTGGTTTCAGCATCATTTCCTGTAATGAAAGTATGCGAATTGTAAATATGCATTCTAAAGGGGTACAGATGTATAATTGGATCTGAATGAGATATCAGACCTGCCATATCTTATTTAGTTTCTAAAAAACTGAATCCGTCTGTTCCAAAATCAGATGCCGGTTGTCATGCTCTTCTGTTCTCCAGCCTCTGAGCCCTGGATCTGTCAGAATCAGTGTTTTAGTTAGTCTGTTACCTGTTCTGTTCAATTCTGTACATAGAGGAGTTTGTTTATATTATTCCTTTAGAGAAAGAGTCTATTTTGCTGGACTTGGTGAGGATGCATAAAAGTATCGCCTGTTTATCACAGGACTGCACTGTTgcagggttgttgttttttttgtttttttttattattattattccaaataCATGaactaacacacacatacacaaacacatggtGTAAAATAGGGTAATACTTCAGAATCGTTGACAACGAAATTTGAATTGTAGATTTTTTGTTCCAATAACTCCCTTGTATATAATACTCAAATATGTATGTTAATGGTAGTAATTTATTTAACTTTGTCTCCTGAATATGACATCACCACTTAACTTTTAAATTAGATATCCAATATGTGCCATTGTTTATCTCTGTGTTAACGCGactaatgattatatatatatatatatatatatatataattattattattgaaacctTGGGATTTGTCTCATAAATAAACcttacatttcttttcttttttttttttcctctaagtGATACTTGCTCAGTACAAGTTCACATAATTTGAGTCCTAGGGTGTTGCAGGTTTCATAACAATTGAGCAAAATTATATCATAAAACTGCATaacgtttttaattatttatttttcatacttttttaatTCGATTTATTTCATCTGATCCAGGTTGTTGTCCATCATGCCGtatatttttttagaattaaACCACTGTGGGCTTCATGGCCTCCTGACATTTCTGTGTGTGCTGCTTTTTGTCTCCTTTTACTAGCGTCACTGCaaagttttatattcatttaaaaattagaACATATATCCTAATCCTTCATTAAACcatcagaatgtgtaactcaaACTGGGAGATGGGGGTGAATAATTTTACCGTTTAGTTAAATTAGAAGCGTAAAAATTTATTTATGCTTTAATAGTATTCCAAAGCAATAAAATAACCcaagaaataataattatgtatcatttactcaacctcatctCATTCTaaatctgtatgattttttttctcaagacGTTGAAGGCCAAATGAAGGCCTTTCATCATTCGCTTTCAAAGAAAAACGcagtttttaaatcttttttgtgTTCCACGGAAACAGTTATACAGGTTTTGTGTAACATGAGGATGTGCAAATAATTTTACTTGTAAAACTTAGAAATCATTTTTGTGTACCCTGCATTTTAAACGTACATGTACATGGATTTATGTTGAGACCCATAGCTCCATCTGCTGGTATTGTATTAACATTACACGAGCCGTAGCTTGGTTTATATGATGGTTTGCAAGCCAAATTCAGGTCTGATATTCACGTTTAACATGAAATTAATAATGACGTGAATCaagcatttcattttcaattttatcTTTAACTGAGAGTCCAGACACTAAATCATTTCATTGCAGGTTTATACTAGTGCTTCTGTAACCTAGGCGGCCACATGAGTAACGTTAGCGGACATTGCATTTAACTTAGCTAACAATgaatagaatataatttttttttgcgtttATTTCGTAAGTGTTTCTAAGCGTTCTCCATATGAATACAAAACATTCATGTATCTTTAAATATAGTTGATTAACACgcgtttactttatttttaaacatttaattattattttggcaTTTACATTTGGGACCTTTATTTTGGAATGGTCTTTACGGTTCCTGTTGTTGTGACGCCAATGACGTAAAATCGTATTTGAAGCGCTTTCTTCACGCTGCTCTCACGTGGAAACCTAAACATGGAGAATTCAAGCACAGAGAGCGTAACTGATGGCCAGGTAAAGGATGTTTTATAACCTTACCTATGTTTTGATCGTTCAGTAGTTTAGGCAGACTTGGTAACGTTACGTACTGAATTCCTACTAACGGTTAGAAAAGTGTACatttgaaattactttaaacgtGGATTATAAACGAGCATGTGCTTCAAACCACAACAGTACAGTCACAATTATGAACTGGCGGTGGATAATGCAGCTCACAATGAGAAAATGAAATATCAAATGTTGGATTGTAAGTCACAGCATTACTGTCACCCTCCTCGGTTACATTAATATTGCATTCTGATTAACGTAAGTACTTGGGGCCCTCGGTATttatccaaataaaaaataaaaaagatatatcTAATAAAGCAACGAACAGCACTTATGAGACatatcattaaaatgatttacaCTTACGTTAGATGTAGAACTGACATAAGTTTTCTTTACAGAAAAaggctgttttattttacatgtagCGGGTCGCCCCCGTGTTTATATCACGTCACCATGTCATGTAGTTTACCGCGTTATAACGAAAACAACGATAATGATATATTTgcgtaattatttttatataaagtgcTTTAAGTCAAGTCAGTGCTCAAGccatttttaaaagcataaacAAAAGTAACAATTTAAAGACATAGTCCTACGCGGCAGGCATTTAAATCGATTTATATGTCAGAAATGTAGATTTAACAAGTGCAACCCACAATCTACAAATGTAATCAAACTCCATGAAGTTCGTCTTGTGTTGTTATCTTAGATCACAATAACATCTGTATTGTGTTTTAACTGTTACAATCTTGTTTCTTTTACAGAATCCAGATCAAgaatctgaaaaagagaaaatggaATTGGATATTAATAATACACAGTTTCAGACTGAAACCACATGTGATCAGAACTTTGATTCTCAACTTGGACCAACAGATGAGCCATGCACCAGTGGTCAGTCTGAACAACTAGGAGATCAGTGCAGCAGAGGTCAGCTTGAACCACCATTGGAATCATTTACAAGTGATCAGTCTGGACTGAAAAGGGATCAGAGCTCCTGTAGCGAACTTGGACCAACAGCAGAACCTTTTACCAGGGATCAGACTGAACAAACAGGAGATCAGGGCACTGGTGGTTCATCTGGACTGACAGCAGACCACTGCACCAGCATTCAATCTGATAAAACTGGAGATCAAAGCTCAAGTGATCAGCTTGAGCCAACAGGAGAACTTTCTTCCAGCAATCAGTCTGGACTGGCAGGGGATCAGATCTCCAGCATTCAGACTGGACCTGAAGAGATCCGGAGTGGAATTGTGGTTACTCCACACTCTGGGACTGGATCATTGGGTCTGCTGAGCATGCAGTACAGAGGAAACAGTTCAGATGACAATTGTTCAGACAGGTAAAATAAGAGGACATGAAAATCTGTGCTTGGATATCTTCATTGCTCTAGCAGCATCATATAACGCTCATTTATGATAATTTTATCATAtacataatgtatataaaaaactaatcttattgattattattgattaattcttatttttat
The DNA window shown above is from Carassius carassius chromosome 26, fCarCar2.1, whole genome shotgun sequence and carries:
- the LOC132106256 gene encoding uncharacterized protein LOC132106256 gives rise to the protein MENSSTESVTDGQNPDQESEKEKMELDINNTQFQTETTCDQNFDSQLGPTDEPCTSGQSEQLGDQCSRGQLEPPLESFTSDQSGLKRDQSSCSELGPTAEPFTRDQTEQTGDQGTGGSSGLTADHCTSIQSDKTGDQSSSDQLEPTGELSSSNQSGLAGDQISSIQTGPEEIRSGIVVTPHSGTGSLGLLSMQYRGNSSDDNCSDR